A part of Aegilops tauschii subsp. strangulata cultivar AL8/78 chromosome 2, Aet v6.0, whole genome shotgun sequence genomic DNA contains:
- the LOC109764910 gene encoding uncharacterized protein, with protein MTALAKPAASAPKPSAAKPKAAAAGASHPTYFEMIKEAIAALKDRTGSSSVAIAKYIEEKHGKALPANFKKMLSVQLRASAAKGKLVKVKASYKLSDAAKKDAPKAKATAKPAKDAAKAKKTVAAKPKKTAAAGTKRKAPEQKKLVAKAKKSPAAKAKAKPKTVRSPAVKKARKVAAA; from the exons ATGACTGCCTTGGCCAAGCCCGCCGCCTCAGCGCCGAAGCCCTCCGCCGCCAAGCCGAAGGCGGCCGCCGCTGGTGCCTCCCACCCGACCTACTTCGAG ATGATCAAGGAGGCGATCGCGGCGCTCAAGGACAGGACGGGGTCGAGCTCGGTCGCCATCGCCAAGTACATCGAGGAGAAGCACGGCAAGGCCCTCCCGGCCAACTTCAAGAAGATGCTCTCCGTCCAGCTCCGCGCCTCCGCTGCCAAGGGCAAGCTCGTCAAGGTCAAGGCCTCCTACAAGCTCTCCGACGCCGCCAAGAAGGACGCGCCCAAGGCCAAGGCCACGGCCAAGCCCGCCAAGGACGCCGCCAAGGCCAAGAAGACGGTGGCCGCGAAGCCCAAGAAGACCGCCGCCGCTGGCACCAAGCGCAAGGCACCCGAGCAGAAGAAGCTGGTCGCCAAGGCCAAGAAGTCGCCTGCGGCCAAGGCCAAGGCGAAGCCGAAGACCGTCCGCTCCCCGGCCGTCAAGAAGGCCCGCAAGGTCGCCGCGGCTTGA